One genomic segment of Poecile atricapillus isolate bPoeAtr1 chromosome 18, bPoeAtr1.hap1, whole genome shotgun sequence includes these proteins:
- the LOC131586207 gene encoding E3 ubiquitin-protein ligase RNF113A-like gives MAEERSVCSFVFKKRCRAAGSGQRKRPCRDQERESSGEEGSTVVRKERRQETPNPMIQRTKRCMRERPEYLPSSSEDEEPAKEIRVTYKSTRSAKPVGPEDMGATAAYELDTEKEKDAQAIFERCQKIQEELRGKEDDNIYRGINNYQKYVKPKDTSMGNASSGMVRKGPIRAPENLRATVRWDYQPDICKDYKETGFCGFGDSCKFLHDRSDYKHGWQLERELDGGLYGGNDNDNYEVSSDEEDVPFKCFICRGSFKNPVVTKCRHYFCESCAIRHYHKSQRCYICDKQTNGVFNAAKELMAKLEKHKREKEEEQVRP, from the coding sequence ATGGCagaggagagaagtgtctgcaGTTTTGTGTTCAAGAAGCGGTGCCGAGCTGCAGGCAGTGGCCAGCGAAAACGTCCCTGCAGAGACCAGGAGCGGGAGAGCAGTGGCGAGGAGGGCAGCACTGTGGTGAGGAAGGAGCGGCGGCAGGAGACCCCCAACCCCATGATCCAGAGGACCAAGCGCTGCATGAGGGAGAGGCCAGAGTACCTGCCAAGcagcagtgaggatgaggagcctgCCAAGGAGATCAGGGTCACCTACAAATCGACCAGGTCAGCGAAACCTGTTGGCCCAGAAGACATGGGAGCCACAGCAGCGTATGAACTggacacagagaaggaaaaggatgcCCAGGCCATCTTTGAGCGCTGCCAGAAAATCCAGGAGGAgctgagaggaaaggaagatgATAACATTTACCGTGGCATTAACAATTACCAGAAGTATGTGAAACCCAAAGACACATCGATGGGAAATGCCTCCTCGGGAATGGTCAGGAAGGGCCCCATCCGTGCTCCAGAGAACCTGCGGGCCACAGTGCGCTGGGACTACCAGCCTGACATCTGTAAGGACTACAAAGAGACTGGATTCTGCGGCTTTGGGGACAGCTGCAAATTCCTGCACGACCGCTCGGACTACAAGCACGGCTGGCAGCTCGAACGGGAGCTGGACGGAGGCCTCTACGGTGGCAATGACAATGATAACTATGAGGTGAGCAGTGATGAGGAGGATGTGCCTTTCAAATGCTTCATCTGCAGAGGTTCCTTCAAGAACCCCGTGGTCACCAAGTGTCGGCACTACTTCTGTGAGAGCTGTGCCATCCGGCACTATCACAAATCCCAGCGCTGCTACATCTGTGACAAGCAAACCAATGGGGTCTTCAATGCTGCCAAAGAGCTCATGGCAAAactggaaaaacacaaaagggagaaagaagaggaGCAAGTCAGACCATGA